One window of the Chitinophaga niabensis genome contains the following:
- a CDS encoding energy transducer TonB, producing MRFLSIVLCLFVYFPVFAQNQDSIPLSQAELEEALEQELIALKADVLPEFPGGSRNMAGWLNYNLNVPYFNLREDTLVKVYVDFTVEHTGFVTGVKLRRSSGFKQLDREVLLLFSRMPKWKPGALNGKPVDLNLTIPMNVQLGNSMRKPYNVPTPEVSRLPQYVGGGKALAYFIRKNLQYPKEAKSAGISGAVTVEFLILANGRVDNAATIGDAIGYGLEEEATRIVEKMPKWIPAELDGRKVPSKHQVIIRFELPKH from the coding sequence ATGCGGTTTTTATCTATTGTATTATGCCTGTTTGTTTATTTTCCTGTTTTTGCCCAGAATCAGGACTCCATACCCCTTAGCCAGGCAGAATTAGAAGAAGCCCTCGAACAGGAACTCATAGCACTGAAAGCCGATGTACTCCCCGAATTCCCCGGCGGCTCCCGGAATATGGCAGGCTGGCTTAATTATAACCTTAACGTACCCTACTTCAACCTGCGGGAAGATACCCTGGTGAAGGTATATGTGGATTTCACAGTGGAACATACCGGCTTTGTGACGGGCGTAAAGCTCCGGCGCTCATCTGGGTTCAAACAGCTGGACAGGGAGGTACTCCTCCTGTTTTCCCGCATGCCCAAATGGAAACCAGGTGCGCTGAACGGAAAGCCGGTGGACCTGAACCTCACCATCCCCATGAATGTACAACTGGGTAACAGCATGCGTAAGCCCTACAATGTGCCCACCCCGGAAGTCTCCCGGCTACCGCAGTACGTGGGTGGCGGTAAAGCGCTGGCCTATTTCATCAGAAAAAACCTCCAGTACCCCAAAGAGGCAAAAAGCGCCGGCATCAGCGGGGCAGTAACGGTGGAATTCCTCATCCTCGCCAACGGGCGGGTGGATAATGCTGCTACCATCGGTGACGCTATTGGTTATGGCCTGGAAGAAGAGGCTACCCGTATTGTGGAAAAAATGCCCAAATGGATACCAGCGGAGCTGGATGGCAGGAAAGTACCCAGCAAACACCAGGTGATCATCCGCTTTGAACTGCCTAAACACTAA
- the rpsJ gene encoding 30S ribosomal protein S10: protein MSQRIRIKLKSYDHNLVDKSAEKIVKTVRNTGAVVTGPIPLPTEKKIFTVLRSPHVNKKAREQFQLCTHKRLLDIYTSSSRTVDALSKLDLPSGVEVEIKA from the coding sequence ATGTCTCAGAGAATTAGAATCAAGCTGAAGTCCTACGATCACAATCTGGTGGATAAGTCTGCCGAGAAGATCGTTAAAACCGTGCGTAACACGGGTGCCGTGGTAACAGGTCCAATTCCTTTACCAACAGAGAAGAAAATCTTTACGGTACTGCGTTCTCCGCACGTTAACAAAAAAGCGCGTGAGCAATTCCAACTGTGCACGCACAAGCGTTTGTTAGACATTTACACCTCTTCTTCCAGAACTGTAGACGCGCTGAGTAAGCTGGATCTGCCTTCCGGAGTAGAAGTGGAAATTAAAGCGTAG
- the rplC gene encoding 50S ribosomal protein L3: MKGIIGKKIGMTSIFEANGKQTACTIIEAGPCVVTQVKSQSSDGYDAVQVAYGEKKVKNTPKAEQNHFAKAQTSPKRYVKEFRNPDAAVAKALGETITCEIFAEGEKIDIVGTSKGKGFQGVVKRHGFSGVGEASHGQHDRQRAPGSVGGSSYPSRVFKGMRMAGQMGNERVKVKGLKILKIFPEKNYILVSGSVPGHIGSIVLIQK, from the coding sequence ATGAAAGGTATTATTGGTAAAAAGATTGGTATGACCAGTATCTTCGAGGCCAATGGTAAGCAAACTGCTTGTACCATTATCGAGGCTGGTCCATGCGTGGTTACCCAGGTGAAATCTCAATCATCTGATGGGTATGACGCTGTTCAGGTAGCTTATGGCGAGAAGAAAGTTAAGAACACTCCCAAAGCAGAACAAAATCACTTCGCGAAAGCACAAACCTCCCCTAAACGTTACGTAAAAGAATTCCGCAACCCGGATGCTGCCGTTGCAAAAGCACTTGGCGAAACTATCACCTGCGAGATCTTCGCTGAGGGTGAGAAAATCGACATTGTAGGTACTTCCAAAGGTAAAGGTTTCCAGGGTGTTGTTAAACGCCACGGATTCAGCGGTGTGGGTGAAGCTTCCCATGGTCAGCACGACCGTCAGAGAGCACCCGGTTCTGTAGGTGGTTCATCTTATCCTTCCCGTGTTTTCAAGGGTATGCGTATGGCTGGCCAAATGGGTAATGAAAGAGTGAAAGTGAAAGGCCTGAAGATCCTGAAGATTTTCCCTGAGAAGAATTATATCCTGGTAAGTGGTTCCGTTCCCGGCCACATTGGTTCAATCGTTTTAATCCAGAAGTAA
- the rplD gene encoding 50S ribosomal protein L4, producing MQLDILNIEGKKTGRTIELPEEIFGVEPNNHVIYLAVKQYLAAQRQGTHKVKTRAEVKGASRKLHKQKGTGGSRKGNIRNPLYKGGGTIFGPKPHSYDFKLNRKVKDVAKISALSTKAKENSIIIVEDINLDAPKTKQFQSILKNLNINVGGKKTLVVLPEYNDNVYLSLRNIPTVDGTVLSDVNTYEIMNSNYLVFTESAAKIFTEETADIVEA from the coding sequence ATGCAACTAGATATTTTAAATATAGAAGGTAAGAAGACCGGAAGAACTATTGAGCTTCCTGAAGAGATATTTGGTGTTGAGCCGAACAATCACGTGATCTACCTCGCTGTAAAGCAATACCTGGCTGCACAACGTCAGGGTACGCACAAGGTAAAGACCCGTGCTGAAGTGAAAGGTGCTTCCCGCAAACTACACAAACAAAAAGGTACCGGCGGTTCCCGTAAAGGTAACATCCGTAACCCATTGTATAAAGGTGGTGGTACCATCTTCGGGCCAAAACCTCACAGTTACGATTTCAAACTGAACCGTAAAGTGAAAGATGTGGCTAAGATCTCTGCACTGTCTACAAAGGCTAAAGAGAACAGCATCATCATTGTTGAGGATATCAACCTGGATGCACCTAAGACCAAACAGTTCCAAAGCATTCTCAAAAACCTGAACATCAATGTAGGTGGAAAGAAAACCCTGGTGGTTCTTCCTGAGTACAATGATAACGTATACCTGTCCCTCCGCAATATCCCTACCGTTGACGGTACTGTATTGAGCGATGTGAACACTTACGAGATCATGAACAGCAACTACCTGGTGTTCACTGAAAGTGCAGCAAAGATCTTCACTGAAGAGACTGCTGACATTGTAGAAGCATAA
- the rplW gene encoding 50S ribosomal protein L23 → MKLSDVLIKPVISEKVNKATEKFNRFYFIVDKKANKLEIKKAVEDFYGVTVAEVNTMVVPGKNKTRFTKAGFISGRKPSHKKAVVTLAKGESIDLYANI, encoded by the coding sequence ATGAAACTGTCTGATGTTTTAATCAAACCGGTGATATCGGAGAAGGTAAACAAGGCGACTGAAAAGTTTAACCGCTTTTACTTCATTGTTGACAAAAAAGCCAACAAACTGGAGATAAAGAAAGCAGTGGAAGATTTCTACGGCGTAACTGTTGCAGAAGTTAACACAATGGTGGTTCCAGGTAAGAATAAAACCCGCTTTACTAAAGCAGGCTTTATCTCAGGCCGCAAACCTTCCCATAAGAAAGCAGTGGTAACACTGGCGAAAGGAGAATCCATAGATCTGTATGCTAACATATAA
- the rplB gene encoding 50S ribosomal protein L2 → MALKKYKPITAGTRWKIGNAYAELTSDTPEKSLLAPAQRTGGRNVQGRRSMRYIGGGHKKQYRIIDFKRDKVSIPATVKTIEYDPNRSAFIALLNYADGEKRYIIAPNGLQVGATVISGPEVAPELGNALPLKNMPLGTVVHNIELQPGKGAAIARSAGTYAQLSNKEEKYAVLKMPSGELRKVLNTCMATVGTVSNSDHALQSIGKAGANRWRGIKPRTRGVAMNPVDHPMGGGEGRASGGHPRSRNGKYAKGLKTRKTHKSSDKLIITRKNGKKL, encoded by the coding sequence ATGGCACTGAAAAAGTACAAACCGATTACAGCCGGTACCCGTTGGAAAATAGGTAATGCATATGCAGAGCTGACATCCGACACTCCTGAGAAAAGCCTCCTGGCTCCAGCTCAGAGAACTGGCGGTAGAAACGTGCAAGGTAGAAGGTCTATGCGCTACATTGGCGGTGGACACAAGAAACAATACCGTATCATCGATTTCAAACGTGATAAGGTAAGCATCCCGGCTACAGTAAAAACGATCGAGTACGATCCAAACCGTAGCGCATTCATCGCTCTGCTGAACTATGCAGATGGTGAAAAACGTTACATCATTGCTCCGAACGGGCTGCAGGTAGGCGCTACTGTTATCAGTGGTCCTGAAGTTGCTCCGGAACTGGGTAATGCATTACCGTTGAAGAATATGCCTTTGGGTACTGTTGTTCATAATATCGAGCTGCAACCTGGTAAAGGTGCCGCTATCGCACGCAGTGCCGGTACTTATGCACAATTGAGCAACAAGGAAGAAAAATACGCTGTGTTGAAAATGCCTTCCGGCGAGCTGCGTAAAGTGCTGAACACTTGTATGGCTACCGTAGGTACAGTTTCTAACTCTGATCACGCGCTGCAATCTATCGGTAAGGCTGGTGCCAACCGTTGGAGAGGTATTAAGCCCCGTACGCGTGGTGTGGCCATGAACCCTGTGGATCACCCGATGGGTGGTGGTGAAGGTAGAGCTTCAGGCGGTCACCCAAGATCAAGGAATGGCAAATATGCGAAAGGTCTGAAAACCAGGAAAACGCATAAGAGCTCAGATAAACTGATCATCACCCGTAAAAACGGTAAGAAATTATAA
- the rpsS gene encoding 30S ribosomal protein S19 yields the protein MGRSIKKGPYVDFKLEKKVEKQNEGGSKRTVIKTWSRRSTITPDFVGHTFAVHNGNKFIPVYVTEFMVGHKLGEFAPTRNFKGHANKKM from the coding sequence ATGGGTCGTTCCATTAAAAAAGGTCCTTACGTAGACTTCAAATTAGAGAAGAAAGTAGAAAAACAGAACGAGGGTGGTTCTAAAAGGACCGTTATCAAAACCTGGAGTCGTCGTTCTACTATCACTCCCGATTTCGTAGGCCATACTTTTGCCGTACACAACGGTAACAAGTTCATCCCGGTTTACGTAACCGAGTTCATGGTGGGTCACAAACTGGGTGAATTTGCACCTACCCGCAACTTCAAGGGACACGCAAACAAAAAAATGTAG
- the rplV gene encoding 50S ribosomal protein L22 produces MEAVAKLNNNPTSTRKMRLLADLIRGLDAEKALNILKFHPKHPSVPLEKLLLSAIANWKIKNEGARVEDANLFVKTVFVDGGRVLKRMRPAPQGRGYRVRKRSNHVTLVVDGRAAK; encoded by the coding sequence ATGGAAGCAGTAGCTAAGCTGAACAACAATCCTACATCTACCCGCAAAATGCGTTTGCTCGCAGACCTTATCCGCGGCCTTGATGCAGAGAAAGCTTTGAATATTTTGAAATTCCATCCTAAACACCCTAGCGTGCCGCTGGAGAAACTTTTGCTATCAGCTATAGCAAACTGGAAGATCAAAAACGAAGGCGCGAGGGTTGAAGATGCTAACCTGTTCGTAAAAACTGTTTTTGTAGACGGTGGCCGTGTTCTCAAAAGGATGCGTCCGGCTCCACAAGGTAGAGGTTACCGTGTGCGCAAAAGAAGTAATCACGTAACACTGGTGGTAGATGGTCGCGCTGCTAAGTAA
- the rpsC gene encoding 30S ribosomal protein S3, translated as MGQKTNPIGNRLGIIRGWDSNWYGSKKDYASKLIEDNKIRTYLNARINKGGISRVVIERTLGKLIITIHTSKPGIIIGKGGNEVDRIKEELKKLTGKEDVQINILEIRRPEIDATIVAETIAKQIESRINYKRAIKMAIATALRMGAEGIKVKIGGRLGGAEIARSEEMKQGRVPLHTFRMDIDYASLFALTVYGKIGIKVWICKGEVLGKRDLNPNAVSGKDGEGRVGGGHQGGGNRGGGDRGGERRDNRGGGGDRRGGGDRGPRK; from the coding sequence ATGGGTCAGAAAACAAATCCTATTGGTAACAGGTTAGGTATCATCAGAGGATGGGACTCTAATTGGTATGGGAGCAAAAAGGATTATGCTTCCAAGCTGATCGAGGATAATAAGATCAGGACTTACCTGAATGCACGTATCAACAAAGGCGGCATTTCACGCGTAGTGATCGAAAGAACACTCGGTAAGCTCATCATCACCATTCATACCTCTAAGCCTGGTATCATCATAGGTAAAGGTGGTAACGAAGTGGACCGCATCAAGGAAGAATTGAAGAAACTGACCGGAAAAGAAGATGTTCAGATCAACATTCTGGAGATCCGCCGTCCGGAGATAGATGCTACCATCGTTGCTGAGACGATCGCTAAACAGATCGAAAGCCGTATCAACTACAAACGTGCTATCAAAATGGCTATTGCTACCGCTCTCCGTATGGGTGCAGAAGGTATCAAGGTTAAGATCGGTGGTCGTTTAGGTGGTGCTGAGATCGCCCGTTCCGAAGAAATGAAACAAGGCCGCGTGCCCCTGCATACTTTCCGTATGGATATCGACTACGCTTCTTTATTCGCGCTTACTGTTTACGGTAAGATCGGTATCAAAGTGTGGATCTGTAAAGGTGAAGTACTGGGTAAACGTGATCTGAATCCTAACGCTGTATCCGGCAAAGATGGTGAAGGCCGCGTAGGCGGTGGTCATCAGGGCGGTGGAAACCGTGGTGGCGGAGATCGTGGTGGTGAAAGAAGAGACAACCGTGGTGGTGGCGGTGATAGAAGAGGTGGTGGAGACCGTGGTCCTCGTAAATAA
- the rplP gene encoding 50S ribosomal protein L16 translates to MLQPKRTKHRKMHKGRIKGNAKRGAALSFGSFGLKALEPKWITDRQIEAARVALTRHMKREGNVWIRIFPDKPITAKPLEVRMGKGKGAPDHWACVVKPGRILFEADGVPMQVAKEAMELAAQKLPIKVKFVVRRDYVA, encoded by the coding sequence ATGTTACAGCCCAAGAGAACGAAACACAGGAAGATGCACAAAGGCCGCATCAAAGGTAACGCAAAGAGGGGCGCAGCTCTTTCTTTCGGTTCATTCGGCCTTAAAGCATTGGAACCTAAGTGGATCACAGACCGTCAGATAGAAGCTGCGCGGGTGGCGCTGACCAGGCATATGAAGCGTGAAGGTAACGTGTGGATCCGCATTTTCCCGGACAAACCAATCACCGCCAAGCCGTTGGAAGTGAGGATGGGTAAAGGTAAAGGTGCTCCAGACCATTGGGCATGCGTAGTAAAGCCCGGTCGCATCCTGTTTGAAGCAGACGGTGTTCCCATGCAAGTAGCTAAAGAAGCTATGGAATTGGCTGCACAGAAACTGCCGATCAAAGTGAAATTCGTAGTGCGCCGCGACTATGTTGCTTAA
- the rpmC gene encoding 50S ribosomal protein L29: MPKAILDLKGLTEQDLKDKLSEEKLRLKKVTFSHAVTPIENPMSIRFIRRDIARIQTELRRRALGF; this comes from the coding sequence ATGCCAAAAGCAATACTGGACCTTAAAGGCCTGACTGAACAAGATCTGAAAGACAAATTGTCTGAAGAGAAGTTGCGCTTGAAAAAGGTCACGTTCAGCCACGCGGTAACACCGATCGAAAATCCGATGAGCATCCGCTTCATCAGAAGGGACATCGCACGTATCCAGACTGAACTGCGCAGAAGAGCGTTGGGTTTCTAG
- the rpsQ gene encoding 30S ribosomal protein S17, translating into MTEERKVRKTRIGLVSSNKMDKTITVEVERKVKHPIYGKFIKKTTKFMAHDEKNECSIGDTVRIMESRPLSKNKNWRMVEVIAKVK; encoded by the coding sequence ATGACCGAAGAAAGAAAAGTAAGAAAAACCAGGATCGGACTGGTATCCAGCAATAAAATGGATAAAACCATTACTGTTGAAGTTGAACGTAAAGTGAAACACCCGATCTATGGTAAGTTCATTAAGAAAACCACCAAGTTCATGGCACACGATGAAAAGAACGAGTGCAGCATTGGTGATACCGTACGTATCATGGAATCCCGCCCGTTAAGCAAAAACAAGAACTGGCGCATGGTGGAAGTGATCGCTAAAGTAAAGTAA
- the rplN gene encoding 50S ribosomal protein L14, translating into MIQQESRLNVADNSGAKEVLCIRVLGNSGQDYAGVGDKIVVTVKDAIPGGGVKKGTVTKAVIVRTKKKLRRKDGSYIRFDDNAVVLLNNSDEPRGTRIFGPVARELRDKGYMKIISLAPEVL; encoded by the coding sequence ATGATACAACAAGAATCAAGGCTGAACGTAGCTGATAATAGTGGCGCTAAAGAAGTGCTCTGTATCCGCGTACTCGGCAACTCCGGTCAGGATTATGCAGGTGTGGGTGATAAGATTGTAGTGACTGTAAAAGACGCTATCCCCGGTGGTGGTGTAAAGAAAGGCACAGTAACCAAAGCTGTTATTGTAAGAACAAAGAAGAAACTCCGTCGTAAAGATGGTTCTTACATCCGCTTCGATGACAACGCCGTTGTATTGCTGAATAACTCAGACGAGCCACGCGGTACCCGTATATTCGGTCCGGTTGCACGTGAGCTTCGCGATAAAGGATATATGAAGATCATCTCCCTGGCACCAGAAGTGCTTTAA
- the rplX gene encoding 50S ribosomal protein L24, producing MKTRFKPKFNIKKGDLVVVVTGDDKDRTKPRKVLEVILDKSRVLVEGVNIITKHTKPSAQNTKGGIVKVEAPIAISNVMLWDAKAGAPTRVARQKQDGKVVRIAKKSGEVIK from the coding sequence ATGAAAACTAGATTTAAGCCTAAGTTCAACATTAAGAAAGGCGACCTGGTTGTGGTGGTTACCGGTGATGACAAAGACCGGACCAAACCCCGCAAGGTGTTGGAAGTAATTCTTGACAAAAGCCGTGTATTAGTGGAAGGCGTGAACATCATCACTAAACACACCAAACCTTCTGCCCAGAATACCAAAGGTGGTATTGTAAAGGTAGAAGCTCCTATTGCTATCTCTAACGTAATGTTATGGGATGCAAAGGCTGGCGCACCTACACGTGTAGCTCGTCAGAAACAGGATGGTAAAGTAGTTCGTATCGCTAAAAAATCAGGGGAGGTAATCAAATAA
- the rplE gene encoding 50S ribosomal protein L5: protein MANTSYQPRLQTKYRNEVVSALHKKFNYKSVMQVPRLTKICLNQGINGAVGDKKLVDVAVDEMTRIAGQKAIATMSKKDISNFKLRKNMPIGARVTLRGVNMYEFLDRLISVSLPRVRDFKGINEKAFDGRGNYTLGVTEQIIFPEIDIDKVSRMTGMDITFVTTAKTNEEAYELLKELGMPFKNIRKEN from the coding sequence ATGGCAAACACATCATATCAACCCAGGCTGCAAACTAAATACCGTAACGAAGTGGTGTCTGCTTTGCATAAGAAATTCAATTATAAAAGCGTAATGCAGGTTCCCCGCCTTACCAAGATATGCCTGAACCAGGGTATCAACGGTGCGGTTGGTGATAAGAAACTGGTAGATGTTGCAGTAGATGAAATGACCCGTATCGCTGGTCAGAAAGCTATTGCTACTATGTCTAAAAAGGACATCTCCAACTTCAAACTGCGTAAAAACATGCCAATTGGTGCACGTGTTACGCTGCGTGGTGTAAATATGTACGAGTTCCTGGACAGGCTGATCTCTGTATCCCTGCCCCGTGTTCGTGACTTTAAAGGTATCAACGAAAAAGCTTTTGACGGCCGTGGTAACTATACCCTGGGTGTTACAGAGCAGATCATCTTCCCTGAGATCGACATCGATAAAGTTTCCCGTATGACTGGTATGGATATCACTTTCGTGACCACTGCCAAAACCAACGAAGAAGCTTATGAGCTGTTGAAAGAACTGGGTATGCCTTTCAAGAACATCAGAAAAGAAAACTAA
- the rpsN gene encoding 30S ribosomal protein S14, with amino-acid sequence MAKESVKARQRKREAMVAKFAEKRAALKAEGNYAELDKLPKNASPVRLHNRCQLSGRPKGYIRMFGVCRNMFRDMALAGKIPGVRKASW; translated from the coding sequence ATGGCAAAAGAATCCGTAAAAGCCAGACAAAGGAAGAGAGAAGCGATGGTAGCCAAGTTCGCAGAAAAACGCGCTGCTTTGAAAGCAGAGGGTAATTATGCTGAGCTGGACAAACTGCCTAAAAACGCATCTCCCGTTCGCCTGCACAACAGATGCCAACTCTCCGGTCGTCCAAAAGGATATATCCGCATGTTTGGCGTATGTCGTAACATGTTCCGCGACATGGCACTGGCAGGTAAGATCCCTGGTGTAAGAAAAGCAAGCTGGTAA
- the rpsH gene encoding 30S ribosomal protein S8 yields the protein MVTDPIADFLTRIRNAQMANHRIVEIPASKLKKRITEILYDKGYILKYKFEEDNKQGLIKIALKYDAQTKVPAITDLQRISRPGLRQYSKPDGFTRIKNGLGIAIISTSKGVMTDKEAKQQNVGGEVVCFVY from the coding sequence ATGGTTACTGATCCAATAGCAGATTTTTTAACACGCATCCGTAACGCCCAAATGGCAAATCACAGGATCGTGGAAATTCCGGCTTCAAAACTGAAGAAACGTATTACCGAAATCTTGTATGACAAAGGTTATATCCTGAAATACAAGTTCGAAGAGGACAACAAACAAGGCCTCATTAAGATAGCATTGAAATACGATGCGCAAACTAAAGTACCAGCGATCACTGACCTGCAAAGGATCAGCCGCCCGGGTCTGCGCCAGTATTCCAAACCTGATGGTTTTACACGCATCAAGAATGGTCTCGGTATCGCTATCATTTCTACTTCCAAAGGTGTTATGACCGATAAGGAAGCGAAACAACAGAACGTAGGTGGCGAAGTAGTTTGCTTCGTTTATTAA
- the rplF gene encoding 50S ribosomal protein L6 — translation MSRIGRSPIKLASGVTVTVSPANEITVKGPKGELKKEMDRDIKLEVKDGEIIISRPTDQIRHRALHGLYRALVANMVTGVSEGFKKQLELVGVGYKAANQGQLLDLSLGYSHNIIFEIPSELKVATLTEKGQNPKIMLEGIDNQLLGQVAAKIRSLRKPEPYKGKGVRYAGEVVRKKAGKSAGK, via the coding sequence ATGTCACGTATAGGAAGAAGTCCTATTAAATTGGCCAGCGGCGTTACAGTAACTGTATCCCCTGCTAACGAGATCACGGTTAAAGGTCCCAAGGGTGAACTGAAGAAAGAAATGGACCGTGATATCAAACTGGAAGTAAAAGATGGTGAGATCATTATCTCCCGTCCTACTGATCAGATCCGTCACCGCGCTTTGCATGGTTTGTATCGTGCACTCGTAGCTAACATGGTTACAGGCGTATCTGAAGGATTCAAAAAACAACTCGAGCTGGTGGGTGTGGGTTACAAAGCTGCGAACCAGGGTCAGTTGTTAGATCTATCTTTAGGTTATTCTCACAACATTATCTTCGAAATACCATCTGAACTGAAGGTTGCAACCCTCACAGAAAAAGGTCAGAACCCGAAGATCATGCTGGAAGGTATAGACAATCAACTGTTGGGCCAGGTTGCTGCCAAGATCCGCAGCCTCCGCAAACCAGAACCATACAAAGGTAAAGGTGTTCGTTATGCAGGTGAAGTGGTACGTAAGAAAGCTGGTAAATCTGCCGGTAAGTAA
- the rplR gene encoding 50S ribosomal protein L18, translated as MSTRTDRRQNIRYRIRKKISGTAQHPRLAVYRSNADIYVQLIDDTNGTTLASASSRDKDIKAQQGTKSEKSKLVGAALATKAKALGLTTCVFDRSGYLYHGRVKAAAEGAREGGLQF; from the coding sequence ATGAGTACAAGAACAGACAGAAGACAAAATATCCGCTACCGGATCCGTAAAAAGATCAGCGGAACTGCACAACACCCTCGTTTAGCGGTTTACCGCAGCAACGCGGATATCTATGTGCAGCTGATTGACGATACCAATGGCACTACCCTGGCATCCGCTTCTTCCCGTGATAAGGATATCAAAGCCCAGCAAGGTACCAAATCCGAGAAATCAAAGCTGGTGGGCGCTGCATTGGCTACTAAAGCCAAAGCATTGGGACTCACAACCTGCGTATTCGACAGGAGTGGTTACCTCTACCATGGTCGTGTAAAAGCAGCAGCTGAAGGCGCGCGTGAAGGTGGACTGCAATTTTAA
- the rpsE gene encoding 30S ribosomal protein S5 produces the protein MAKNSFNKVKAGDLELKEKVVAINRVTKTTKGGRTFSFSALVVVGNENGVVGHGLGKAKEVQEAITKGIDDAKKNLIKIPVHHGTIPHDQLAKEGAAKVLIKPAAHGTGVIAGGSMRAVLESAGITDVLAKSLGSANPHNVVKATFKALGLLREPMQIAKTRSISLKKVFNG, from the coding sequence ATGGCAAAGAATTCATTCAATAAAGTAAAAGCTGGCGATCTTGAGCTGAAAGAGAAGGTTGTAGCTATCAACAGGGTTACCAAAACCACCAAAGGCGGCCGGACTTTCAGTTTCTCCGCGCTGGTAGTAGTAGGTAATGAGAACGGTGTGGTAGGTCACGGCCTTGGTAAAGCCAAGGAAGTACAGGAAGCCATCACTAAAGGGATCGATGACGCTAAAAAGAACCTGATTAAAATCCCCGTACACCACGGTACTATTCCTCACGACCAATTGGCGAAGGAAGGTGCAGCGAAAGTACTGATCAAACCAGCCGCTCACGGTACTGGTGTGATCGCGGGGGGTTCTATGCGTGCTGTGCTGGAAAGCGCTGGTATTACAGACGTTCTGGCTAAATCCCTGGGTTCTGCAAATCCCCACAACGTGGTGAAAGCTACTTTCAAAGCGTTGGGCCTGTTGCGCGAACCGATGCAGATTGCTAAAACCCGTAGCATTTCCCTGAAGAAGGTATTCAACGGATAA
- the rpmD gene encoding 50S ribosomal protein L30, with protein sequence MAKIKVTQVKSGIDRPERQKLTLKALGLKKMHATVEVEATPQVLGMVRAVNHLVKVENVNA encoded by the coding sequence ATGGCAAAGATTAAAGTCACTCAGGTAAAAAGTGGTATCGACCGTCCGGAAAGACAAAAGCTGACCCTTAAGGCGCTTGGTCTGAAAAAGATGCATGCCACTGTTGAAGTAGAAGCAACCCCCCAGGTACTGGGTATGGTGCGTGCCGTGAACCATCTGGTAAAGGTGGAGAATGTAAACGCATAA
- the rplO gene encoding 50S ribosomal protein L15 — protein MSLQNLRPAQGAVHKSKRLGRGEASGKGGTATKGNKGAQSNTGYASKRGHEGGQMPIQRRLPKRGFIPITRTEYKVFNIGDLDVIIEKYGLQEFSVENLYMNGLINKTAKVKVLGQGEVKSKVVLKVNAISEKAKAAIEAAGGSIELV, from the coding sequence ATGAGTTTACAGAATTTAAGGCCTGCACAAGGCGCAGTACATAAATCAAAACGTTTAGGTCGTGGTGAAGCATCCGGTAAAGGTGGTACTGCTACGAAAGGTAACAAAGGTGCTCAATCCAATACTGGTTATGCCAGCAAAAGAGGTCACGAAGGTGGTCAGATGCCTATTCAACGTCGTTTGCCTAAACGTGGTTTCATTCCTATCACCCGTACTGAATATAAAGTATTCAACATAGGTGACCTGGATGTGATCATCGAAAAATACGGTCTGCAGGAATTCTCCGTTGAAAACCTGTACATGAACGGCCTGATCAACAAAACAGCTAAAGTGAAAGTACTCGGTCAAGGAGAAGTGAAAAGCAAAGTTGTTTTGAAAGTGAACGCGATCAGTGAAAAAGCTAAAGCAGCAATCGAAGCAGCTGGCGGATCAATAGAACTGGTTTAA